The sequence CCAGTCGTCCTCGGTCACCACCTCGCGGGTCTTCTCGGGGGCGTTGTAGTACTCGGTCGTGACCCACGGGCCGCGAACCCAGAGCTCGCCGAGGTTCTCGTCGTCCCAGGGAACCTCCTCGCCGTCGTCGTCGACGACCTTGAATTCGAGGCCGGGCAGCGAGATGCCCGCGGAGTGCGCTCGGAGCGCGTCCAGCTCCTCGCCAGCCAGCCCCTCGAATTCGGGTTTCGTCTCGGCGAGATGCGTGACCGGGCTGGTCTCGGTCATCCCGTACCCGGAGAGCAACTCCAGGCCGAGTTGCTCGCGGTAATCGCGAATGAGGCCCTGGGGGGTCGCCGCGCCGCCGCTGACCAGGACGTCGACACTGGAGAAGTCGACGTCGTTTTCGGTCGCATACTCCAGTAGGTCCATCCACACCGTCGGGACGCCTGCGCTGTGGGTCACGCCCTCCTCCTCGATGAGGGTGGCGAGCACTTCTGCGTCCGGTTGCGGGCCTGGAAGGACCGTCTTCGCCCCCGCGGCGATCGTCCCGAAGGGGAGACTCCACCCGCTCACGTGGAACATCGGAACGATGGGCATCTCGACCGAGCCGGCGTCGAGTCCGACATCGCTGGTGAGCAGCGCCATCACCTGGGTCCAGTACATCTTCTGTGTGTACTCGACACCCTTCGGTTTGCCCGTCGTCCCGGAGGTGTAACACATCCCCGCGGGCTGGTCTTCGGGTAACACCGGGAACTCGTAGGTCGGATCGCCGTCGGCGATGAAGGACTCGTAATCGACGACCGGCTCGAGGTCGGTCTCGGGGACGGCGTCGCCCATGACGACGAATAGCTCGACGGAGGAGAACGCCCCCTCGTCGTAGGCACCCTCGAGTTTCTCCAGCATGACAGGGTCGACGATCACGACCCTGTCCTGGGCGTCGTCGACGATGTGCTGGATGTGCCCATCGGGTAACAGCAGATTGATCATGTGAACCTGGGCACCCATCGAGGCGACGCCGTAGTAGGCCTCCTGGTGCCAGTGGTTGTTCCACGCGAAGGTAGCGACCCGGTCGCCCCGTTCGATGCCGAAGTCCTCGAGGGCCGACGCGAGCTTTCGTACTCGTTCGCCGTACTCCGCGAAGGTGAACCGCTGGATCCCTTCGTGGGTTCGGGAGACGATCTCCTGATTCGGATAGACGTTTTCCGCACGCCACAGGAACGAACGCAGGTTGAGGGTTGCGCCACCTGGCATGTTCAACAATCATTATGGAATTATACATAAATGTATGCCACTTCGTGGCTCACTCGGTGGAACGCGGATGGATCGGCATCGCTACGATCTGGCCGAAATCTATTCCTGGGTGGGCCGTCGAGGGCCCTCCATGACAGAAGACCGCGAGGAGTACTTCGAACGACTGGTCGACGAGCAGTCGCTGTCGTCGTATCTGACCGCGGAACTCGGCCCGGCAGCGACCTTCGGCGTCGACCGGCACGACGAGGGCCACTCCAACGAGACGTTGTTCGTGACGTGGGGCGAGCGGGACCTCGTCGTTCGACGACCGCCGCCGGGGGAGACCGCCGACACCGCCCACCAGGTACTCAGGGAGTATCGGGTCATGGACGCGCTCCAGGAGACGCCCGTCCCGGTGCCCCCGACCGTCCTCGCCTGCGAGGACGAGTCCATCATCGGCAGCGAGTTCTACGTGATGGAGCGCGTCGATGGCGACGTCCTCCGTGACGACGAACCGGAGCGGTTCGCCACGCCGTCGCTGCGCGAGCAGGTGGGCGAGACCCTCGTCGACACGCTCGCGAGCATCCACGCGGTCGACTACGATGCCGTCGGCCTGGCGGATTTCGGCCGGCCCGAGGGCTACACGGCACGTCAGGTCGAGCGCTGGCAGCGACAGTTGGCCTGGGCGTTCGAGCGGACCGAGGCGGTCCGGGCGATTCCCGAACTCGAGGAGGTTGGTGCGTGGCTCGCCGAGAACGCCCCGACCGACCACCCGCGATCGCTCGTTCACGGGGACTACAAACTGGATAACGTGCTCTACGCTCCCGGGACGCCCCCGTCCGTCGCCGCCATCTTCGACTGGGAGATGGCGACGCTCGGCGACCCGCGGGCCGACCTCGGGTGGCTGCTGGCGTACTGGCGGGACGACACCGAACCGGCGGTTCGGGACGCCGTTCACGCCCCCGCGTTCACCGCGGCCGAGGGGTATCCGTCCCGCCGCGACCTCGTCGAACGGTGGGAGGCGCGGACCGGATTCACCTTCGAACACGAACGGTTCTATCGCGTGCTCGCGGTGTACAAGTTGGCGGGGCTCGGCGAGATGTTCTACCGGCGCCACCTCGAGGGGAACGCCGACGACGCGCTCTACCCCGAGATGGAAACGCGGGTCCCCGCCCTGGCCGAGCGGGCGCTGGCGATCCGGGACGGCAAGGACCCGCTGTAGGCGTCGATCGTCGCCCGCTGCTCCGACATCACGAAGATTGATGAGGGTTCCGGGTGGATTTCGTCCATGGTAGTCGAGCTCGCGGACATCGACCAGATAGCGGTCCTCGGGGCGGGAAACATGGGGCACGGCATCGCCGAGGTCGCGGCCCTGACGGGGTACGACGTCGTCATGCGCGACATCGAACGGGACCTCGTCGACGACGGGTACGCGGACATCGAGTGGTCCGTCGAGAAACTGGTGGAGAAGGGCGTCGTCGACGAGGACCCGGCGACGATCATGGCCCGCATCGAGACGACGACCGACCTGGCGGCCGCCGTGACGGATGCCGACGTGGTGATCGAGGCGGCACCGGAGCGACTCGACCTCAAACGAGACATCTTCACCGACCTCGACGAGTTGACCGACGACGAGGCCATCCTCGCGACGAACACCTCCTCGATCTCGATCACGCAGATCGCGGCGGCGACCGATCGGCCCGAGCGCGTCGTCGGCATGCACTTTTTCAACCCGCCGGTGAAGATGGACCTCGTCGAGGTCATCTACGGGGCGGAGACCGCCGACGAGACCGCCGAGACGATCTCCGACCTCGTCGAGACCATGGGCAAGACCCCCATCTACGTCCGCAAGGACGTCAACGGATTCGTCGTCAACAGCGTCCTCGCCCCCTACGTCGACGAACCTGCCTGGATGGTCTCGGACGGGGCGGCGACGATACGGGAGGCCGACGCGACGATGGTCCACGAGCGGGGGTATCCGATGGGGCCTTTCGAACTGAGCGACCTGACTGGTATCGACGTGGGCTACCACGTTCGCAACGAGGCCGGGAAGCCAATCGCACCGATCGTCCAGGAGAAAGTCGACGCCGAGGAGCTCGGCCGAAAGACGGGCCGTGGCTACTACGAGTACGAGGACGGCGACGGCGCGGATTACACCGTCGACGACGCCGGTGACTTCGACCACCTGCGGGTCGAGGCGCGGATGGTGAACGAGGCGGCCACACTCGTCGGTGGCGGCGTCGCGACGCCCGACGCCGTCGACACCGGGATGCGACTCGGGACGGGCTTTCCCGAGGGTCCCTGCCGTCGCGGCGACGACATCGGCCTCGGGACGATCCTGGAGAAACTCCGTGCGCTCCACGAGGAGACCGGCGAGGAGCGGTTCGAACCCGCGCCGTACCTCGTCGGTCTCGTACAGTCGGGGCACACCGGGAAGACGGCCGGCCGAGGATTCTACGACTACGCGTCCTCGGACGACGACCCTGGCGAGTACCAGGCAATCGACTACGAACTGTCCGACGACGGCCTGCTGGAGATCGAACTCGACCGGCCGGAACGGCTCAACGCCCTCAACGACGCGATGACCGAGAGTATCGTCGACCTCCTGGAGAGCGTCGACGAGGACGCGGTCCGGGCGGTGGTCTTCCGGGGCGCGGGCGACCGGGCGTTCTGTGCGGGGGCGGACATCAGCGGCTTCAGCGACATCCACCCGGCAAAGTATGCCGAACCAACCGAGGTATTCACCCTCGTCGACGAATTCCCTGCACCGACGGTGGCGGCCATCGACGGCTACTGTCTGGGTGGCGGTCTGGAACTCGCGCTGGCCTGTGACTTGCGCGTGGCGACCGACGACTCGACCTTCGGCTTCCCGGAGATCGATCTCGGATTGTTCCCCGGTGGGGGCGGGACACAGCGTGCGATGCGGATACTCGGCGAGGGGCGGGCGAAGGAACTCGTCTTCCGCGGCACGCAGATCGACGCGGAGCGGGCGGCCGACTGGGGGCTGATCAATCGGTCGGTCGTCCCCGAGGCGTTCGAGGACGTCGTCGATGCGTACGTCGACGACCTCCTGGCGGGCCCGCCGATCGCGTTACGGCGGGCCAAACGCGTGATGAACGGTGGCGCCGACGAGAACCTCGATGCCGGCCTCGAGATGGAGAGTCAGGCGTTCAGTCTCTTGCTGACCACAGACGACTTCGTGGAAGGTGCGGCCGCGTTCAACGAGGACCGGGACCCCGAGTTCGAGGGCTCCTAGGGGTCGCCGAATCGGGAGATCTGTTCGAGTTCGGCTGGGTCGACGTCGGCGAACGCCTCCCTGGCGATGGTTCGCTTGTGGACCTCGTCCGCACCGTCGATGATCCTGAACTGCCGAACGTTCTGGTAGAACTCCGCGAGCGGCAGGTCCTTCGCGATACCGTTCCCCCCGGTGTACTGGACGGCCGTGTCGACCACGTCCTGTACGACGTTCGCAGTGAACACCTTGCTCATCGAGACGGCGACGCGTGCCTCCTCGCCGGCGGCGATCTCGGCGGCGGCCTGTCGGTTGAGGGCGCGGGCAGCCTGCAGTTTCGTCTCCATCTCCGCGATCTCGAAACGGGGACTCTGTCGCTCGGAGAGCGGTCCCCCGAAGCCCTCGCGCTCGGAGAGGTAGGCCTTCGCGATGGAGAGTGCGCGTTCGCCCATGCCCGAAAAGCGCATGCAGTGGGTCAATCGCGCCGGGCCGAGTCGCTCCTGGACGTGAGCGAAGCCCTCGCCCTCTTCGCCGAGGATATGTTCGTCCGGGACGCGGACCCCGTCGAAGACGACCTCTGCGTGACCCTTCCCGGTGGTCTCCCCGCCCATGTGTGGGATGTTTCGGACGATCTCGACACCCGGCGCGTCCGCCGGGACGAGGAAGACGGAACTTCCCTCGTAGGGGTGGGCGTCCGCGTCGGAACGCGCGAAGACGAGAAGGACGTCCGCGTCGATGCCCTGCGTGGTCCACCACTTGTGGCCGTCGATGATCCAGTCGTCCCCGTCGCGTTCGGCCGTCGTCTGCAACATCTTCGGGTCCGACCCGCCGCCCTGCATCGGTTCGGTCATGGCGAAGCCGGATTTCATCCGTCCCTCGACGAGCGGTTCCAGGTACTGCTCTTTTTGCAGGTCTGTGCCGTGCATCTCGAGGAGATGCATGTTCCCCTCGTCGGGGGCGTCGACGCGCATCGCCATCGGTCCCAGCGCGCTGCGCCCGGCCTGTTCGAAGGTTGGGAGGACGTCCCGGAAGTCGTAGCCCATCCCGCCGTGTTCGGTCCCGATCTGCGGGGCGTAGACCTCGTACTCGCGAGCCGCCTCGCGGAGTTCCCGGACCGTCCCTTCAGAGACGGTCGTCCCCCCCGAGAGCTCGCGTTCGGCCGGGATGACGACCTCGTCCATCAGCCGTCGGGCGCGGTCGGCGAGCGCTTCCGCTTCGGCGGAGTCGGTAAATGATAACATGCCTGCATCATCTCGGGGCTGGCATATAGTTGTACCTCTATATGGGATCGGGCTCCGATCGACCGCGGTCAGTCGTAGGTCAGGTCGATCCGTAACTCCTGGACGGCGTCCTCGAGCAGGGCGGGATACGTGGATTCGAGGTCCTCGGTCTCGACGCGTGCCGCCGGGCCGAAGACA is a genomic window of Halanaeroarchaeum sp. HSR-CO containing:
- a CDS encoding long-chain-fatty-acid--CoA ligase; the protein is MPGGATLNLRSFLWRAENVYPNQEIVSRTHEGIQRFTFAEYGERVRKLASALEDFGIERGDRVATFAWNNHWHQEAYYGVASMGAQVHMINLLLPDGHIQHIVDDAQDRVVIVDPVMLEKLEGAYDEGAFSSVELFVVMGDAVPETDLEPVVDYESFIADGDPTYEFPVLPEDQPAGMCYTSGTTGKPKGVEYTQKMYWTQVMALLTSDVGLDAGSVEMPIVPMFHVSGWSLPFGTIAAGAKTVLPGPQPDAEVLATLIEEEGVTHSAGVPTVWMDLLEYATENDVDFSSVDVLVSGGAATPQGLIRDYREQLGLELLSGYGMTETSPVTHLAETKPEFEGLAGEELDALRAHSAGISLPGLEFKVVDDDGEEVPWDDENLGELWVRGPWVTTEYYNAPEKTREVVTEDDWLKTGDVARVNEDGYVDIVDREDDLVKSGGEWIASAEVENVIMGDDDVAEAAVVGVPHDRWNERPVAFVAYRGEVDEESKAQELRERVAESYPKWWAPDAVIPVKEIPKGSTGKFSKTTLREEYVTEDVEAEVAENAPAR
- a CDS encoding phosphotransferase family protein, encoding MTEDREEYFERLVDEQSLSSYLTAELGPAATFGVDRHDEGHSNETLFVTWGERDLVVRRPPPGETADTAHQVLREYRVMDALQETPVPVPPTVLACEDESIIGSEFYVMERVDGDVLRDDEPERFATPSLREQVGETLVDTLASIHAVDYDAVGLADFGRPEGYTARQVERWQRQLAWAFERTEAVRAIPELEEVGAWLAENAPTDHPRSLVHGDYKLDNVLYAPGTPPSVAAIFDWEMATLGDPRADLGWLLAYWRDDTEPAVRDAVHAPAFTAAEGYPSRRDLVERWEARTGFTFEHERFYRVLAVYKLAGLGEMFYRRHLEGNADDALYPEMETRVPALAERALAIRDGKDPL
- a CDS encoding 3-hydroxyacyl-CoA dehydrogenase/enoyl-CoA hydratase family protein gives rise to the protein MVVELADIDQIAVLGAGNMGHGIAEVAALTGYDVVMRDIERDLVDDGYADIEWSVEKLVEKGVVDEDPATIMARIETTTDLAAAVTDADVVIEAAPERLDLKRDIFTDLDELTDDEAILATNTSSISITQIAAATDRPERVVGMHFFNPPVKMDLVEVIYGAETADETAETISDLVETMGKTPIYVRKDVNGFVVNSVLAPYVDEPAWMVSDGAATIREADATMVHERGYPMGPFELSDLTGIDVGYHVRNEAGKPIAPIVQEKVDAEELGRKTGRGYYEYEDGDGADYTVDDAGDFDHLRVEARMVNEAATLVGGGVATPDAVDTGMRLGTGFPEGPCRRGDDIGLGTILEKLRALHEETGEERFEPAPYLVGLVQSGHTGKTAGRGFYDYASSDDDPGEYQAIDYELSDDGLLEIELDRPERLNALNDAMTESIVDLLESVDEDAVRAVVFRGAGDRAFCAGADISGFSDIHPAKYAEPTEVFTLVDEFPAPTVAAIDGYCLGGGLELALACDLRVATDDSTFGFPEIDLGLFPGGGGTQRAMRILGEGRAKELVFRGTQIDAERAADWGLINRSVVPEAFEDVVDAYVDDLLAGPPIALRRAKRVMNGGADENLDAGLEMESQAFSLLLTTDDFVEGAAAFNEDRDPEFEGS
- a CDS encoding acyl-CoA dehydrogenase family protein, with the translated sequence MLSFTDSAEAEALADRARRLMDEVVIPAERELSGGTTVSEGTVRELREAAREYEVYAPQIGTEHGGMGYDFRDVLPTFEQAGRSALGPMAMRVDAPDEGNMHLLEMHGTDLQKEQYLEPLVEGRMKSGFAMTEPMQGGGSDPKMLQTTAERDGDDWIIDGHKWWTTQGIDADVLLVFARSDADAHPYEGSSVFLVPADAPGVEIVRNIPHMGGETTGKGHAEVVFDGVRVPDEHILGEEGEGFAHVQERLGPARLTHCMRFSGMGERALSIAKAYLSEREGFGGPLSERQSPRFEIAEMETKLQAARALNRQAAAEIAAGEEARVAVSMSKVFTANVVQDVVDTAVQYTGGNGIAKDLPLAEFYQNVRQFRIIDGADEVHKRTIAREAFADVDPAELEQISRFGDP